One stretch of Balneola sp. MJW-20 DNA includes these proteins:
- a CDS encoding DNA alkylation repair protein, translating into MTLRLPKIPTAPRSIQKGRPLKDLLNQEAIECLAQNILYVHEDFEAKSFCESALTGIESLGLMQRGQHIAKILHQFLPQSYSEAITIITASFTPAKTEAEEFGLAEFFYLPHSFFISEYGQDKKYNDGKDPFETSMEALHSLTTRFTSEFAIRTFLIRQQEHTLSQISVWLNDPNPHVRRLCSEGTRPRLPWGKRIPSFISNPQTTLHILEALKSDNSLYVRRSVANHLGDIAKDHPEVVFATCERWLQDSKSKDLQWLIRHAIRYPAKKGDARALKIRAATKDG; encoded by the coding sequence ATGACCTTACGACTACCCAAAATCCCTACTGCACCGAGATCAATTCAAAAGGGAAGGCCTCTAAAGGATCTGCTCAATCAAGAGGCCATTGAATGCTTAGCTCAAAACATTCTGTACGTTCACGAAGACTTTGAAGCCAAATCATTCTGTGAGTCTGCGCTGACCGGCATTGAATCGCTTGGGTTAATGCAGCGTGGCCAGCACATTGCAAAGATCCTGCATCAATTCCTCCCCCAAAGCTATTCTGAGGCGATTACCATCATTACTGCATCCTTTACACCCGCAAAAACTGAAGCAGAAGAATTTGGGCTGGCAGAGTTTTTCTATCTTCCACACAGCTTTTTCATTTCTGAATACGGCCAGGACAAGAAGTACAATGATGGCAAAGATCCCTTTGAAACATCAATGGAAGCATTGCACTCATTGACCACCCGATTTACCTCAGAATTCGCAATCCGTACGTTCCTTATCCGGCAGCAAGAGCACACGCTGTCACAAATATCGGTGTGGCTAAACGACCCCAATCCACATGTAAGGCGGCTATGCTCCGAGGGCACGCGCCCGAGACTTCCCTGGGGTAAACGCATTCCCTCGTTCATCTCCAACCCGCAGACAACATTACATATACTAGAAGCACTAAAAAGCGATAACTCCCTATATGTTCGTCGCAGTGTTGCCAACCATCTTGGAGACATTGCAAAAGATCATCCGGAAGTTGTATTTGCAACCTGTGAACGCTGGCTGCAGGATAGTAAGTCCAAAGATCTGCAGTGGCTTATCCGTCATGCGATTCGTTATCCTGCCAAAAAGGGTGATGCACGGGCATTGAAAATACGTGCCGCTACAAAGGACGGTTAG
- a CDS encoding TolB family protein, protein MNLKSLTLFVALIILFTSCQNRQVSPLHLLNEQIPGDSAIIFGEGIISTDAFEFAITFSPEMNEILFTRRKPGEDNIIYHMKLTDGAWSTPTPAFFTTDEGWDFEPHINPRGNRLYFGSLRPLPNSSKSNGLHQWYSEITESDWGEPVPINGPFLENIAMYLTSAENGNLYYTSWIREEGEIKEEGIYHSIYEEETYNSRNKMGKEINLPGLKSIAHPYIAPDESYIIFDGKSDSSGHGSCDLYISFNKKGKWTKAQNLGPLVNTELCEFTASVSPDGRYLFFHRGLVSEEEEMGNIYWIDFSLIKQRVLSQIK, encoded by the coding sequence ATGAACCTAAAGTCCTTGACACTTTTTGTCGCCCTGATCATCCTTTTTACTTCCTGTCAGAACCGTCAGGTTTCCCCACTGCATCTGCTTAATGAACAGATCCCCGGCGACTCAGCCATCATTTTTGGGGAAGGGATCATTTCAACCGATGCTTTTGAATTTGCCATTACTTTCAGCCCGGAGATGAACGAAATATTATTCACCCGAAGAAAACCCGGGGAAGACAATATCATTTACCACATGAAGCTTACGGATGGTGCCTGGTCAACTCCCACACCCGCCTTTTTTACTACAGATGAAGGCTGGGACTTTGAACCTCATATTAATCCTAGAGGAAACCGGCTTTACTTTGGGAGTCTACGCCCATTGCCCAATTCAAGCAAAAGTAATGGATTGCATCAGTGGTACAGTGAAATAACAGAGAGCGACTGGGGTGAGCCTGTTCCAATAAATGGGCCTTTTCTAGAAAACATTGCCATGTATCTTACTTCTGCTGAAAATGGCAATCTATACTATACCTCATGGATTAGAGAGGAAGGCGAAATAAAAGAGGAAGGCATCTACCACTCAATCTATGAAGAAGAAACATACAATAGCAGGAATAAAATGGGCAAGGAAATCAACCTGCCCGGACTGAAGTCTATCGCCCATCCCTACATTGCTCCTGATGAAAGTTATATCATTTTTGATGGCAAGAGCGATAGTTCAGGTCATGGTAGTTGCGATCTATACATTAGCTTCAACAAAAAAGGAAAGTGGACTAAGGCCCAAAACCTAGGCCCTCTGGTCAATACCGAGCTATGTGAGTTCACTGCAAGCGTATCTCCTGATGGCAGGTATTTATTTTTCCATAGAGGATTGGTAAGCGAAGAAGAAGAAATGGGAAATATATATTGGATTGATTTCAGCCTCATAAAACAACGAGTCCTTTCCCAGATTAAATAA
- a CDS encoding serine hydrolase domain-containing protein yields MQLNIKNTLKHLLSFLLLSVLWLNPQTDLHAQSFESNIDNQLNEIFDPEGPGAVFLVAKDGKTVYRKAFGKANLELDVDMTPNKVFQIGSMTKQFTAVGILILEEEGKLSLEDDIRTYISDFPVQGDRLTLRHLLNHTSGIKDFTKMKTIMQIARKDMSPKELIDFFKNEPIEFSPGEKFEYNNSGYVVLGYIIEHVSGMSYENFIEQKVFGKLGMANSRYASDRELIKNRAYGYHDRGGYTNKMWVSLNIPYASGSLMSTVDDMLIWQNALNSEELLSHETLQKAFTPGTLTNGENTTYGFGWHLKEWDGEPVREHGGSIFGFKSMGVYLPDQDIYVVGFSNCDCNSPTVVTREIAKIVLSELSE; encoded by the coding sequence ATGCAGTTAAATATAAAAAACACCTTAAAACACCTACTTAGCTTCTTGCTTTTATCGGTACTATGGTTAAATCCACAAACCGATCTTCATGCCCAGTCATTTGAAAGTAACATCGATAATCAACTGAATGAAATCTTCGATCCAGAAGGTCCCGGTGCTGTCTTCCTGGTTGCCAAAGATGGAAAAACAGTCTATCGGAAAGCATTCGGGAAAGCCAATTTGGAACTTGATGTTGACATGACTCCGAACAAGGTATTCCAGATTGGATCTATGACCAAGCAGTTTACTGCCGTTGGAATACTGATACTGGAAGAGGAAGGAAAACTAAGCCTAGAAGATGATATAAGAACCTATATCTCTGATTTTCCCGTTCAAGGAGACCGTCTCACACTCCGGCATTTACTGAATCATACCTCTGGTATAAAAGATTTCACCAAAATGAAAACGATCATGCAGATCGCAAGAAAAGATATGTCTCCAAAAGAGTTAATTGATTTTTTTAAGAATGAACCTATAGAGTTTAGTCCTGGAGAAAAATTTGAGTACAATAATTCCGGGTATGTGGTACTGGGTTACATCATCGAGCACGTTTCGGGAATGAGCTATGAAAACTTCATCGAGCAAAAAGTCTTTGGCAAGTTGGGAATGGCTAATTCCAGGTATGCATCAGACAGGGAATTGATCAAAAACCGAGCGTACGGTTATCATGACCGCGGTGGTTATACTAATAAAATGTGGGTTAGTCTGAATATACCCTATGCTTCCGGCTCCCTGATGTCTACGGTTGACGATATGCTGATATGGCAAAACGCTCTGAATTCAGAAGAACTACTAAGTCATGAAACACTTCAGAAAGCTTTTACTCCCGGGACATTGACAAATGGTGAAAACACTACTTATGGTTTCGGCTGGCACCTGAAAGAATGGGATGGTGAACCGGTCAGAGAGCATGGAGGTAGTATTTTTGGGTTCAAGTCTATGGGAGTCTATTTGCCGGATCAGGATATTTATGTAGTTGGTTTTAGTAACTGTGATTGCAATTCTCCAACAGTAGTTACCCGTGAAATAGCTAAGATTGTACTGTCTGAATTATCCGAATAA
- a CDS encoding pyridoxal 5'-phosphate synthase, which produces MAPTSQLLFKYKTVVRKAKTSKFNGVRQNPLEYFKELYSKENALAQANIPGACCVSTIGKDGYPNARFLALKDINDKGFIITGPLSTRKGDEINSVPKVSLTFWWPIIEVQIRIQGNADQISPEQASKYFHERPRESQLTSWASRQGQPLDNPASLIKKLEEVKLQFQDKEIPCPKDWGGFCVIPKRIEFLEFSDERLHTRILYTNEADKWTTEYLQP; this is translated from the coding sequence ATAGCACCTACAAGTCAGCTACTTTTCAAATACAAGACCGTTGTACGAAAAGCTAAAACCTCTAAATTCAATGGTGTGAGACAAAATCCACTAGAATATTTTAAAGAACTCTATAGTAAAGAAAATGCCCTGGCTCAGGCCAATATCCCTGGTGCATGTTGTGTATCAACAATCGGAAAAGATGGTTACCCTAATGCTCGTTTTCTTGCCCTTAAAGACATCAATGACAAGGGTTTCATAATTACAGGACCTCTATCAACTAGGAAGGGGGATGAAATTAACAGTGTTCCTAAAGTATCATTGACTTTTTGGTGGCCAATAATAGAAGTTCAAATTCGCATTCAAGGTAATGCAGATCAAATTTCGCCTGAGCAAGCAAGTAAATATTTTCATGAACGCCCTCGGGAATCACAGCTTACATCTTGGGCTAGTAGACAGGGACAACCTCTGGATAATCCTGCAAGCCTTATTAAGAAGTTAGAAGAAGTAAAACTCCAGTTTCAAGATAAAGAGATCCCCTGCCCAAAAGACTGGGGTGGATTTTGTGTCATACCAAAACGTATCGAATTCCTAGAATTTAGCGATGAACGACTGCATACAAGGATTTTGTACACCAACGAAGCTGATAAATGGACTACTGAATATTTGCAGCCGTAA
- a CDS encoding LytTR family DNA-binding domain-containing protein, with product MIQLNKEIPFTSSWKHSLIIALAMSLLLVFIQVFLQPFDTSADAPLKVLGLSGYGFCVFTAIMIAHYLELVRFKQRDKKWFLLDEIVALTFGMIMISVMAYLYHSLVFNDAIIDLRSMANWGLYYALPFAPLFVPLWAYLRFSFSKITFDETISAGEEIKITGQNSDEQLNIKWPDFVLATIDSNYLDIYVRGSDGNTEHHVIRGTLSGLVDQLPKARQIHRSYLVNTAYIKKLSGNSRKGAAILDHYPEEVPVSPKYFTALKKHLQSRP from the coding sequence GTGATTCAGTTAAACAAAGAAATTCCATTCACATCCTCCTGGAAGCATAGCCTGATCATAGCGCTGGCTATGTCGTTGCTATTGGTGTTTATACAGGTTTTTCTGCAGCCCTTTGACACCTCTGCCGATGCCCCGCTTAAAGTCCTGGGGTTGAGTGGGTACGGTTTTTGTGTATTTACCGCAATAATGATCGCTCATTATCTGGAATTAGTTCGGTTCAAGCAGCGAGATAAAAAATGGTTTCTGCTGGATGAAATAGTAGCCCTTACTTTCGGTATGATCATGATTTCGGTGATGGCGTATTTATATCACAGCCTGGTGTTTAATGATGCCATCATTGATTTAAGAAGTATGGCAAACTGGGGACTCTATTATGCTCTTCCTTTCGCCCCGCTCTTTGTTCCCTTATGGGCCTACCTAAGATTTAGCTTCAGTAAGATTACATTTGATGAGACAATTAGTGCAGGAGAGGAAATTAAGATCACAGGACAAAATTCAGATGAACAGCTTAACATAAAATGGCCGGATTTTGTGCTGGCCACTATTGATTCTAATTATCTGGATATCTATGTACGGGGCTCTGACGGAAATACTGAGCACCACGTTATTCGAGGCACTCTTTCCGGACTTGTGGATCAGCTTCCCAAAGCCCGGCAAATACATCGCTCCTATTTGGTTAACACAGCATATATAAAAAAACTATCTGGCAACAGCCGAAAAGGCGCAGCCATACTTGATCATTACCCTGAGGAAGTACCGGTATCTCCAAAATATTTCACGGCTCTTAAAAAACACCTTCAATCCCGTCCCTGA
- a CDS encoding alpha/beta hydrolase-fold protein gives MKSVITILLLFITASPVLAQQTERLQEITFPSEVMDQDRTIKIYVPKDYSEEKSYPVIYITDGSNVNFNVAANYLDGLSETYFNLIPQSILVGIHHNRRNDDLDVHDSESGKVFMEYLHEELLPYMDSTYSTSGFNAMIGHSNGAEYNHFLMMSENNPFRGFISMSTSFNTDVRDRLADFFNSYEGKNIYYFIGNATFDSPERPRFGNEFAEIYANHPNPNVELQNQTYAASHMSIVPVSLFDGLRFVFKDYYAITAFPEFTDYSENYLNDLKDNYGLEGTINPSDLENYLMDILTNKKLDEYERLIALEAEHKLFLGKGMDPINIANHYYLMEAYDKTIEYYNDALENYDQYVEEYPDHFERMYRNMLRQPIGSYEKTDQIDELIDFLERSIEVLPEKSALSINHKIAKLSVEHQTSLELGKKALAYCKSNYRENTSFTMDDLIAMEEKLN, from the coding sequence ATGAAATCTGTTATTACAATACTTTTGCTATTTATAACTGCCAGTCCGGTCCTTGCACAGCAAACCGAACGACTTCAAGAAATTACCTTTCCTTCCGAAGTGATGGATCAGGACAGAACAATTAAGATCTATGTACCCAAAGATTACTCCGAAGAAAAAAGCTATCCGGTAATTTATATAACTGACGGATCAAACGTTAATTTTAATGTCGCTGCTAATTACCTGGACGGACTTTCGGAAACCTATTTTAATCTTATCCCTCAGTCCATCCTGGTTGGAATCCATCATAATAGAAGAAACGATGATCTGGATGTGCATGATTCGGAAAGCGGAAAAGTATTCATGGAATACCTGCACGAGGAATTACTCCCTTATATGGACTCTACCTACAGCACCTCCGGCTTTAATGCTATGATCGGACACTCCAACGGAGCCGAATACAATCATTTTCTGATGATGTCCGAAAATAATCCTTTCCGTGGCTTTATCAGTATGTCCACCAGTTTTAATACGGATGTGAGGGACCGGCTGGCTGACTTCTTTAACAGCTATGAAGGAAAGAACATCTACTATTTCATTGGGAATGCTACCTTCGATTCCCCTGAAAGACCCAGGTTTGGCAACGAATTCGCAGAGATCTATGCTAACCATCCAAACCCGAACGTAGAGCTACAGAATCAGACTTATGCAGCTAGCCACATGAGCATTGTTCCGGTTTCCTTGTTTGACGGTTTGAGATTTGTCTTTAAGGATTATTATGCCATTACCGCCTTTCCCGAATTTACAGACTATAGCGAGAACTACCTCAATGATCTAAAAGATAATTATGGGCTGGAGGGCACCATCAATCCCTCTGATCTGGAAAACTACTTAATGGACATCCTCACCAATAAAAAACTGGATGAATATGAGCGTCTCATCGCTTTAGAAGCAGAGCATAAATTGTTTTTAGGTAAGGGGATGGACCCTATAAATATCGCCAATCATTATTATTTGATGGAGGCCTATGATAAGACCATTGAATATTATAATGATGCATTAGAAAACTATGATCAATACGTCGAGGAATATCCCGATCATTTTGAAAGGATGTACAGAAATATGCTCAGACAGCCTATTGGTTCTTATGAGAAAACAGACCAAATAGATGAGCTTATAGATTTTCTGGAAAGAAGCATTGAAGTACTCCCTGAAAAAAGTGCTCTGAGTATCAATCATAAGATCGCGAAGCTCTCTGTTGAACATCAAACCTCATTAGAGTTAGGTAAAAAAGCTCTTGCGTACTGTAAATCCAATTACAGAGAGAATACAAGCTTTACGATGGATGATCTGATTGCCATGGAGGAAAAGCTTAACTAG
- the truA gene encoding tRNA pseudouridine(38-40) synthase TruA — protein sequence MSRYKLTIEYDGSKYSGWQVQPNALTVEEVLENAFSTVIQQEVDLIGQGRTDAGVHARGQVAHTDLPDGTDIDLLIHRVNGMVGDHIAILEIEKAAEDFHCRFDALGREYVYQVIANKHPLLMDRSWYVYQQTDPELLWKCSELILGEHDFGGFSKTNEDNYTTLCTIQKAEWQIEGERWVFTIKANRFLRNMVRRLVGSMVWVAQGKMSTETFEDILKNSGNEDPSYTAPAQGLILQKVYY from the coding sequence ATGTCCCGTTATAAGCTTACCATAGAGTATGATGGAAGTAAGTATTCGGGTTGGCAGGTGCAGCCTAATGCGCTCACGGTTGAAGAAGTACTGGAAAATGCTTTCTCGACCGTAATTCAGCAGGAGGTCGACTTGATAGGTCAGGGTCGCACCGATGCAGGAGTACACGCGAGGGGACAGGTGGCGCATACCGATCTCCCCGACGGAACGGATATCGATCTCCTGATTCATCGTGTAAACGGCATGGTTGGCGATCATATCGCCATCCTGGAGATCGAAAAGGCTGCAGAAGATTTTCACTGTCGGTTTGATGCTCTGGGAAGAGAATATGTGTATCAGGTGATCGCAAATAAACACCCGCTGTTGATGGACCGGTCATGGTATGTATATCAGCAGACAGATCCTGAATTACTGTGGAAATGTTCGGAGCTGATACTTGGTGAGCATGATTTTGGTGGTTTTTCAAAGACCAACGAAGATAATTACACGACACTTTGCACGATCCAGAAAGCCGAATGGCAGATAGAAGGAGAGCGATGGGTTTTTACTATTAAGGCCAATCGGTTTTTAAGAAATATGGTCCGCCGCCTGGTGGGATCAATGGTTTGGGTGGCACAGGGGAAAATGAGCACTGAGACCTTTGAGGATATTCTTAAGAACAGCGGAAATGAAGATCCGTCCTATACAGCACCGGCGCAGGGACTGATTCTTCAAAAAGTTTACTATTAA
- a CDS encoding heme lyase CcmF/NrfE family subunit — MLGIAGKWLISASFVTALISVVFYFFASQRDDDKYFRIGNWFFGLKFVTLIAASVILIYLIFTHQFQYYYVFNYTSLDLQAKYLFSAFYGGQEGSFMLWILFSGLFGFGLMRWTRKPYQGPVLFFLAITQVFLLSMILGWDLGAAKIGASPFRTLAAEMPDAPIFRGNPGFVPSDGSGLNDLLKSPWMMIHPPILFVGFSMMTLPFCFALAALWKQKYNEWVGPALPWTLSSNVALLTAIFLGGYWAYVTLSFGGFWAWDPVENASLVPWLIGTAGIHTMIIQRKSSIAQKSSILFAILAYMAVVYETFLTRSGILADASVHSFVDLGLYNQLLIFMLFISGVGLGMFFWRYKELPNPEKESKILSREFMTFTGAVLLLVLGIVIILGTSSPIIGKLYTANPTPPEISFYNEWSMPIAIIMAVFTVLGQYLFWKKYDAESLASALINPLLITSALTLVSIIWGNVRDIYYMIYLFAGFFAIVGNTFVMVRLLKQKPKLIGGSLTHIGFGMLLVGVLASSVYNSPLLDENTSNYNAAVERGEVKDEMGFTVKQKQNSFLLNLDQPKVINGDYVVTYEGYSTEDQNRPGQQTYRLKFEPVNGGNTFYMNPELYPMLTSSNAQATQWSVDPDVKSGLLSDIYLYVAGSAYVEQRNKMQERRNQSVMQNVAARDTSEVPSEQTITFTRGQTVEVGSFKIKFVNYAATDTTELPPNTTIGVKAELELIHPASGDLVTIEPLFAVFSEEGQSYIYSPPAFVPQYDLEFQFTKINPEQNSIDITITGLEEEYQEEWVLIVAEKKPFISVVWGGTFLLMIGFSISIFRHWGRERLKS; from the coding sequence ATGTTAGGAATCGCAGGTAAATGGCTGATCTCAGCCTCGTTTGTTACCGCTTTAATTTCCGTCGTCTTCTATTTCTTTGCATCCCAGCGCGATGACGATAAATATTTTCGGATAGGTAACTGGTTTTTTGGGCTCAAATTTGTAACACTGATCGCTGCATCAGTGATCCTGATCTATCTCATCTTCACCCACCAGTTTCAGTACTATTACGTTTTCAATTACACCTCACTGGATCTGCAGGCTAAATATCTTTTTTCTGCCTTTTACGGCGGGCAGGAGGGAAGCTTTATGCTCTGGATCCTGTTTTCCGGTCTTTTCGGATTTGGTCTGATGAGATGGACCCGAAAACCTTATCAGGGACCGGTTCTTTTCTTCCTGGCTATCACCCAGGTATTTTTACTTTCGATGATCCTGGGCTGGGATCTCGGAGCTGCTAAGATCGGTGCCTCACCTTTCCGAACTCTGGCTGCTGAAATGCCGGATGCTCCTATATTCCGGGGTAACCCGGGCTTTGTGCCTTCTGACGGAAGCGGACTCAATGACCTGCTCAAAAGTCCCTGGATGATGATCCACCCGCCCATACTTTTTGTCGGATTTTCAATGATGACACTGCCTTTCTGTTTTGCACTGGCAGCACTCTGGAAGCAAAAATATAATGAGTGGGTAGGTCCGGCACTGCCATGGACACTCAGTTCCAATGTGGCATTATTGACTGCCATCTTCCTTGGGGGATACTGGGCATATGTGACCCTTTCGTTCGGAGGATTCTGGGCCTGGGACCCGGTAGAAAATGCATCCCTGGTACCGTGGCTGATCGGTACGGCAGGTATCCATACCATGATCATTCAGCGTAAGAGCTCAATTGCACAGAAATCGTCTATTTTGTTTGCCATACTGGCCTATATGGCGGTGGTATATGAGACCTTTCTGACCCGGTCGGGCATATTGGCCGATGCTTCCGTTCACAGTTTTGTGGATCTGGGATTATATAATCAATTGCTGATATTCATGTTGTTCATCAGCGGCGTGGGACTGGGAATGTTCTTCTGGAGATATAAAGAGCTCCCGAATCCGGAAAAGGAATCCAAAATACTTAGCCGGGAGTTCATGACCTTTACCGGTGCGGTCCTGCTGCTCGTCCTTGGAATTGTTATTATACTCGGAACTTCATCCCCGATCATCGGAAAGCTTTATACGGCAAATCCTACTCCTCCGGAGATCTCTTTCTATAATGAATGGAGTATGCCGATAGCTATTATCATGGCTGTATTTACGGTACTTGGTCAATACCTGTTCTGGAAAAAGTATGATGCTGAATCGCTTGCCTCCGCTTTGATCAACCCCTTGCTGATCACCAGTGCCCTGACTCTGGTCTCCATCATATGGGGTAATGTCCGCGATATCTATTACATGATCTATTTGTTTGCAGGCTTTTTCGCGATCGTAGGAAATACTTTTGTGATGGTTCGTTTACTGAAGCAGAAACCAAAGCTGATCGGCGGATCACTGACACATATAGGATTTGGAATGCTTTTGGTAGGTGTACTTGCCTCCTCCGTTTATAATTCACCTTTGCTTGATGAGAATACATCCAATTATAATGCAGCGGTGGAGCGGGGAGAGGTCAAAGATGAAATGGGCTTCACCGTCAAACAAAAACAGAACAGTTTTCTCCTGAATCTGGATCAGCCTAAGGTGATCAATGGTGATTACGTGGTTACCTATGAAGGATACAGCACCGAAGATCAGAATCGCCCCGGACAACAAACTTACCGTCTGAAATTTGAACCGGTTAATGGGGGGAATACCTTTTATATGAATCCTGAACTGTATCCTATGCTGACCAGCTCGAACGCACAGGCGACTCAATGGTCAGTTGATCCGGATGTGAAGAGTGGACTGCTGAGTGATATCTATTTGTATGTGGCTGGTTCGGCCTATGTTGAGCAGCGTAACAAGATGCAGGAAAGGCGTAACCAGTCTGTTATGCAGAATGTAGCAGCCAGAGACACCTCTGAAGTTCCTTCTGAGCAGACCATAACCTTCACCCGCGGTCAGACCGTAGAGGTAGGTTCCTTTAAGATCAAATTTGTGAATTATGCCGCTACGGATACCACTGAATTACCTCCTAACACTACAATCGGTGTGAAAGCAGAGCTGGAGCTGATCCATCCGGCCAGTGGAGACCTGGTGACCATAGAGCCGCTCTTCGCGGTATTCTCAGAAGAAGGTCAGAGTTATATCTACTCGCCTCCTGCATTTGTACCTCAGTATGATCTTGAATTCCAGTTCACCAAGATCAATCCGGAACAGAACAGCATCGATATTACCATAACCGGCCTGGAAGAAGAGTACCAGGAAGAATGGGTGCTCATCGTAGCCGAGAAAAAGCCGTTCATATCCGTAGTCTGGGGAGGTACCTTCCTGCTGATGATCGGATTCAGCATTTCCATTTTCCGCCATTGGGGAAGGGAGCGCTTGAAATCGTGA
- a CDS encoding cytochrome c maturation protein CcmE — translation MKPKLIIGILAIIGFTSLLMYNFGESISTYTTFDEAETMNSAHIPGVWDQSQEYGFSMETKQFTFYMKDEAGNSRKVIYPKPKPNNFEQADRLVVIGELQGDIFYANEMLMKCPSKYNNADPAEFTKASES, via the coding sequence ATGAAGCCAAAACTGATCATAGGAATACTGGCCATAATCGGCTTTACATCACTGCTGATGTACAACTTTGGAGAGAGCATCAGCACGTACACTACTTTTGATGAAGCTGAGACCATGAATTCTGCTCATATACCAGGTGTCTGGGACCAAAGCCAGGAATACGGGTTTTCCATGGAAACCAAGCAGTTTACTTTTTACATGAAGGATGAAGCAGGGAACTCACGCAAAGTGATTTACCCGAAGCCAAAACCCAATAATTTTGAGCAGGCCGACCGTTTGGTGGTCATCGGTGAATTGCAGGGAGATATCTTTTACGCCAATGAAATGCTGATGAAGTGTCCTTCTAAGTACAACAATGCCGACCCCGCAGAATTTACCAAAGCCTCAGAAAGCTGA
- a CDS encoding CcmD family protein, translating into MQQDTTAVLDTLTQSYADKWAGSGAEETSAFIQIMSSNDLIFVVLGVTLIIWFILLFFLFRLDKKVGELEARINNTRD; encoded by the coding sequence ATGCAACAAGATACAACGGCCGTATTGGATACCCTGACCCAAAGTTATGCCGATAAATGGGCTGGTAGCGGTGCAGAAGAAACCAGCGCTTTTATTCAGATAATGTCCTCAAACGACCTTATCTTTGTGGTGCTGGGTGTAACCCTTATAATCTGGTTCATACTGCTTTTTTTCCTGTTTCGGCTGGATAAAAAAGTCGGAGAACTGGAAGCTCGGATCAATAATACAAGAGATTAA
- the ccsA gene encoding cytochrome c biogenesis protein CcsA, with amino-acid sequence MKAWKYLIALWMTAVITGGFLISIPEIEILEQTARNLFFHVPMWGAMFSMFLVSFWYSIMYLNEPEISRDQKASSAAAVGVVFGICGLLTGSLWARFTWGTWWTFAEPKMNLAALGMLIYMAYFMLRQAFDDEEKRAKLSAVYNIFAVTTIPFLYYIVPRKLTSLHPGAEGNPAFSEMTAPELRYIFYPAAAGFIALAYWIYTIVRRYKAVQYQMEHTNT; translated from the coding sequence TTGAAAGCCTGGAAATACCTCATTGCCTTATGGATGACCGCTGTTATTACCGGTGGCTTCCTGATCAGCATTCCTGAGATAGAGATCCTTGAGCAGACCGCGCGGAATTTGTTTTTTCATGTTCCCATGTGGGGAGCAATGTTCAGTATGTTTCTGGTCAGTTTCTGGTATAGCATCATGTACCTGAATGAGCCGGAGATCAGCCGTGACCAAAAGGCTTCTTCCGCTGCCGCAGTTGGAGTGGTATTCGGTATCTGCGGACTACTGACCGGCTCTTTATGGGCCCGATTTACCTGGGGAACCTGGTGGACCTTTGCGGAACCGAAAATGAACCTGGCGGCATTAGGCATGCTTATTTACATGGCTTATTTCATGTTAAGGCAGGCTTTTGATGATGAAGAGAAGAGAGCCAAACTGAGTGCAGTGTACAATATCTTTGCTGTGACCACTATCCCTTTTTTGTACTACATTGTACCCAGAAAACTCACCAGCCTTCATCCCGGAGCAGAAGGAAATCCTGCATTCAGTGAGATGACCGCTCCGGAATTACGATATATTTTCTACCCGGCGGCAGCCGGCTTTATCGCGCTGGCATACTGGATCTATACGATTGTACGCCGTTATAAAGCGGTGCAGTACCAGATGGAACACACAAACACCTAA